The sequence TGATTCACTTGACAATACTCGCCGCTGTACAATCTACCGTTCCCGCGACCCCATCGTGGACTCCAATGGTCGGATTGGTGATGATTCTGTGCAACCTGTTGGCGATCGCCATCGGTCGCTTCGCTATCCAGAAGCCAGGAGTAGGGCCAGACCTGCCCCTGGCTAAACCCGCTTTGTTACGCAATTTTACAGTGCCTGAACTCCTAGCGACAATGAGCTTCGGTCACATTATTGGAACAGGCGTCATCCTCGGATTAACCAACGCAGGCGCCCTTTAAAAGGCCATTGTTTCTGCTTTGGGTGACTTAAAAATTTAGCTCATCCATCAGGAAGAATCAACAGTTCCCTCCGCGTTTTATAATCCCTTCGTTGCTGATTTTATCAAAGCAGGAGAAAAGAAATTGATTGACTTAAGTTTACTTGCAGCATTGCAGCAGACAGTTCCTTCAACACCAACAATCGGCCCTGGTGTATTCATTGTCATGACTGCTTTCAACATTCTGGGTCTTTTTCTGGCCCGCAACGCTGTCCAAAAGCCGGGAGTTGGCCCTAAACTGCCTTTCCCACTGCCCGGTTTTGGTAAGAACTTTAGCGCCGCTCAATTTATTGCGGGTTTGAGTTTTGGACACATCCTGGGAACAGGTGCCATCTTAGGACTGACCAATACGGGTCTCCTTTAGAAGCCCTCGCTCGATAATAACTGTCTTTTCAGTGAAGTTAGTAGAGTGGGCGCTGCTCACCAATTACCCCAAAGGTCGGCAAGGCTCACTCTCCTACTTCACGCTTCATTTTCCATCATTCATGCTTCTACAAGAGCCGTCGTATATCCTGGTAAGTGCAAGGATTTAGATGGGAAAGTTTGATGCAGGCAGCTTGGCGAGTTGGCTCTCTATTCGGAATTCCGCTATTTATAGATTATTCGTGGTTTTTTATTTTAGCTTTGATCGCCTTTGCGAATGCCCTGGATTTCTCACCCGTCTTGGGTCCAGTCCTCGGCGGGGGTGCGGGATTATTAATGGCTTTATTGCTGTTTGGTTCGGTTTTACTGCACGAATTGGGTCACAGTTTAGTCGCGCGATCGCAAGGGATTGAAGTAAATTCGATTACTTTATTTCTCTTTGGCGGGATTGCGGCGATTGACCGGGAATCCAAAACCCCAGGCGCAGCCTTTCAAGTCGCGATCGCTGGCCCTGCGGTCAGCCTAGTGCTGTACTCGCTATTTTACTTAGTGGCTCATGGACTGCCAATCTCCGGTATCGTGCAGGTCATGGCATTAGACTTAGCAAAGATTAACCTAGTCTTGGCTTTATTCAACCTGATTCCTGGTCTCCCCTTAGATGGCGGACAAGTTGTGAAAGCAGCCGTGTGGAAGTTCACCGGAGACCGCTTTCAGGGCGTCCGTTGGGCAGCCAAAAGCGGTTTAATTTTAGGTTGGGGCGCGATCGCCGTGGGATTGGCGATTATTACGTTCAAGGATCAGTGGTTCAGTGGCTTCTGGATTGCCTTACTCGGCTGGTTTGGGATTCGCAACGCCCGTTCCTACGACCAGATGACCACCCTCCAAGAATCCTTGCTCCAGATCGTGGCGAAAGACGCCATGACCCAAGAATTTCGGGTGGTGGATGCGAACAAGACCTTGCGCCAGTTTGCCGATGAGTACATTTTGGAAGCTTCCCACTTTCCGGTTTACTTTGCGGCGAGTGAAGGTCGCTATCGCGGTTTAGTCTCTGTTGAAGATTTGCATTTCGTAGAGCGCAGTCTGTGGGAAACGCAAAATCTGCATAGTATTGTGCATCCCCTGACGGAAATTGCCACTGTTGAAGAGAAAATGCCTTTGGTAGAAGTAATTAACTGCATGGAAGCCAAGCAGTTAAATTGGATTACTGTCCTCTCACCGGCTGGGACAGTCGCCGGTATTATCGACCGGGGCGATGTTGTCCGCGCTGTTGCATCGAAGCTGAATTTACTGATTACGGAAGTAGAAATCAAGCGGGTTAAGGCAGAGGGCACCTATCCGCCGAGTTTGCAGTTACAAGCGATCGCAAAATCAACCACTGATTAATTGACACTAGAAAACGAGTCTGAATATGCTTATACAGCACTTCCAGATGCTCGCACGCTACAACACGCTGG comes from Coleofasciculus sp. FACHB-T130 and encodes:
- the psaK gene encoding photosystem I reaction center subunit PsaK — encoded protein: MIHLTILAAVQSTVPATPSWTPMVGLVMILCNLLAIAIGRFAIQKPGVGPDLPLAKPALLRNFTVPELLATMSFGHIIGTGVILGLTNAGAL
- the psaK gene encoding photosystem I reaction center subunit PsaK, which codes for MIDLSLLAALQQTVPSTPTIGPGVFIVMTAFNILGLFLARNAVQKPGVGPKLPFPLPGFGKNFSAAQFIAGLSFGHILGTGAILGLTNTGLL
- a CDS encoding site-2 protease family protein → MQAAWRVGSLFGIPLFIDYSWFFILALIAFANALDFSPVLGPVLGGGAGLLMALLLFGSVLLHELGHSLVARSQGIEVNSITLFLFGGIAAIDRESKTPGAAFQVAIAGPAVSLVLYSLFYLVAHGLPISGIVQVMALDLAKINLVLALFNLIPGLPLDGGQVVKAAVWKFTGDRFQGVRWAAKSGLILGWGAIAVGLAIITFKDQWFSGFWIALLGWFGIRNARSYDQMTTLQESLLQIVAKDAMTQEFRVVDANKTLRQFADEYILEASHFPVYFAASEGRYRGLVSVEDLHFVERSLWETQNLHSIVHPLTEIATVEEKMPLVEVINCMEAKQLNWITVLSPAGTVAGIIDRGDVVRAVASKLNLLITEVEIKRVKAEGTYPPSLQLQAIAKSTTD